Proteins co-encoded in one Spirosoma endbachense genomic window:
- a CDS encoding methylmalonyl-CoA mutase family protein, with translation MIAQRSETKQPASSPFTHKIRIVTAASLFDGHDAAINLMRRLMQASGAEVIHLGHNRSVAEIVDCAIQEDVQGIAVTSYQGGHLEFFKYMYDLLNERGAGHIKIFGGGGGTILPSEIAELQAYGIARIYSPDDGRTMGLQGMIDHLLKQCDFELPTPENLASPGSPNQIARLITTAENTPDQFPHSLIQPFTQSIKVLGVTGTGGAGKSSLVDELVLRFLRTFPDKTLSIISVDPSKRKTGGALLGDRIRMNAISLPAGSAARVYMRSLATRQSNLALSRHVQDAIDICKAAQFDLIIVETSGIGQSDTEITEHADKTLYVMTAEYGAATQLEKIDMLDFADVIAINKFDKRGSLDALRDVRKQYRRNHNRWDVPDHELPILGTIASQFNDPGMNALFDRLMGLLGMEFGAGSVESGTNSSQIPQPIIPPDRVRYLAEIVEESRRYNAFVNDQTKLARQLYQIDGTLKLLPENPLKVQLQNLYADLESRLSADCRNLLHQWPDVQKRYSAEFYEFTVRDKVIRQPLYSETLSHLKIPKVSLPKYHDWGDVLRWLLTENVPGEFPYAAGVFPLKREGEDPTRMFAGEGGPERTNRRFHYVSKDLPAKRLSTAFDSVTLYGEDPAMRPDIFGKVGNSGVSVCTLDDAKKLYSGFDLCDPATSVSMTINGPAPMLLAFFLNAAIDQQCEKWLKEQGTTNGAPDIQTEIVRYRGELPDGNDGLGLLLLGTTGDKVLPPEVYEKIKAETLRKVRGTVQADILKEDQAQNTCIFSTEFALRMMGDIQQYFTDNRVQNFYSVSISGYHIAEAGANPVSQLAFTLSNGFTFVEYYLSRGMNVDDFAPNLSFFFSNGMDPEYTVLGRVARRIWAKAMRNKYKASERSQKLKYHIQTSGRSLHAQEIAFNDIRTTLQALLAIYDNCNSLHTNAYDEAITTPTEESVRRAMAIQLIINREFGLTKNENPLQGSFVVDELTDLVEEAVYQEFLAINERGGVLGAMERMYQRSKIQEESMYYETLKHNGQLPIVGVNTFLASSGSPTLVPNEVIRSTDDEKRYAVESCRAFQERHHAESITALANLQATALANGNIFDSLMEASKVCSLGQLSTALYAVGGQYRRNM, from the coding sequence ATGATAGCTCAACGATCGGAAACCAAGCAGCCTGCATCATCACCCTTCACGCATAAAATTCGTATTGTAACGGCGGCTTCACTATTCGATGGTCACGATGCTGCCATTAATCTGATGCGTCGGTTAATGCAGGCATCGGGTGCTGAAGTTATTCATCTGGGGCATAATCGTTCGGTTGCCGAAATTGTCGATTGTGCTATTCAGGAAGATGTGCAGGGAATTGCTGTAACGAGTTATCAGGGCGGTCATCTGGAGTTTTTCAAATACATGTATGACCTGCTGAATGAACGCGGGGCCGGGCACATAAAAATTTTTGGCGGTGGTGGTGGCACAATCCTGCCATCCGAAATTGCCGAACTACAGGCTTATGGCATCGCCCGTATCTACTCCCCGGACGACGGACGAACAATGGGGCTTCAGGGTATGATCGATCACCTGCTGAAGCAGTGCGATTTTGAATTACCAACCCCGGAGAACCTTGCGTCTCCAGGTTCACCCAATCAAATTGCCCGGCTCATCACTACCGCCGAGAATACACCCGACCAATTTCCGCATTCACTCATTCAGCCATTCACTCAATCAATAAAAGTTCTTGGCGTTACCGGTACCGGAGGAGCCGGAAAGTCGTCGCTGGTGGATGAGCTGGTGCTCCGTTTCCTGCGTACATTTCCGGATAAAACACTGTCAATCATTTCGGTAGATCCTTCCAAGCGCAAAACAGGCGGAGCTTTACTGGGCGACCGCATCCGAATGAATGCCATTAGCCTACCTGCCGGGTCGGCGGCCCGGGTATATATGCGTTCGCTGGCAACGCGTCAATCGAATCTCGCCCTAAGCCGACACGTGCAGGACGCTATCGATATTTGTAAGGCCGCCCAATTCGATCTGATTATTGTTGAGACATCGGGCATTGGGCAATCAGATACCGAAATTACCGAACACGCCGATAAAACGCTGTATGTAATGACAGCCGAATATGGTGCAGCCACCCAGTTGGAGAAAATTGATATGCTCGATTTCGCCGATGTCATTGCCATCAATAAGTTCGATAAACGCGGATCATTGGATGCACTTCGGGATGTTCGCAAACAGTACCGCAGAAATCACAACCGCTGGGACGTACCGGATCATGAACTTCCCATTCTCGGTACAATTGCGTCTCAGTTCAATGATCCGGGCATGAACGCCCTGTTCGACCGTTTGATGGGTTTATTAGGTATGGAGTTCGGCGCAGGGAGCGTGGAGTCGGGCACTAATTCGAGCCAGATTCCTCAGCCGATCATTCCGCCCGACCGGGTGCGGTATTTAGCCGAGATTGTGGAAGAAAGCAGACGCTACAACGCCTTTGTCAACGATCAGACGAAGCTGGCGCGACAGCTCTATCAAATTGATGGAACACTTAAGCTTTTACCTGAAAATCCGCTTAAGGTCCAATTACAGAACCTATATGCCGATTTAGAAAGTCGGCTTAGCGCAGACTGCCGCAACTTGCTTCATCAGTGGCCCGATGTACAGAAACGCTATTCGGCCGAGTTCTACGAGTTCACGGTTCGGGATAAAGTCATTCGGCAACCGCTCTATTCAGAAACACTGTCTCATTTAAAAATACCGAAAGTTAGTTTACCCAAATACCACGATTGGGGCGATGTGTTAAGATGGTTACTGACCGAAAATGTACCGGGCGAGTTTCCGTATGCGGCCGGGGTTTTCCCACTCAAGCGCGAAGGCGAAGATCCTACGCGGATGTTTGCGGGCGAAGGTGGCCCCGAGCGCACGAACCGACGATTCCATTATGTGTCGAAAGACCTGCCCGCAAAACGTCTCTCAACGGCGTTTGACTCCGTTACGCTTTATGGCGAAGATCCGGCCATGCGGCCTGATATTTTCGGTAAAGTCGGCAACTCAGGTGTCAGCGTTTGCACGCTCGATGATGCCAAGAAACTCTACTCTGGTTTCGATCTTTGCGATCCGGCTACATCGGTCTCCATGACGATCAATGGGCCCGCACCCATGCTACTGGCTTTTTTCCTGAACGCAGCCATTGATCAGCAATGTGAGAAGTGGCTAAAAGAGCAGGGAACCACAAATGGTGCACCAGACATTCAGACTGAGATTGTTCGATACCGGGGCGAATTGCCGGATGGGAATGATGGGCTGGGACTGCTGTTACTCGGCACAACCGGCGATAAAGTGTTACCGCCTGAGGTGTACGAAAAAATCAAAGCCGAAACGCTCCGAAAAGTGCGCGGCACAGTACAGGCCGATATTCTGAAAGAAGATCAGGCACAAAACACCTGCATTTTTTCGACGGAGTTTGCGCTCCGGATGATGGGCGACATTCAGCAATACTTCACGGACAACCGTGTTCAGAATTTCTACTCCGTTTCAATCTCGGGCTACCACATTGCGGAAGCGGGTGCGAATCCGGTCTCACAGTTAGCGTTTACGCTATCCAATGGCTTTACGTTTGTTGAATACTACCTCAGCCGAGGTATGAACGTAGATGATTTTGCCCCAAACCTATCGTTTTTTTTCTCGAACGGTATGGACCCGGAATACACCGTACTGGGCCGTGTTGCGCGCCGGATCTGGGCGAAAGCGATGCGCAATAAATACAAAGCCAGCGAACGCTCCCAGAAACTCAAATACCACATTCAAACATCGGGGCGGAGTCTGCACGCACAGGAAATTGCCTTCAACGACATTCGTACCACCCTTCAGGCGCTACTCGCTATTTACGATAACTGCAATTCACTCCATACCAATGCCTACGACGAAGCCATAACAACCCCAACTGAGGAGTCGGTGCGTCGCGCCATGGCTATCCAACTGATTATCAACCGCGAATTTGGGTTAACCAAAAATGAAAATCCGTTGCAGGGCTCGTTCGTCGTTGACGAATTAACTGATCTGGTCGAGGAGGCTGTTTATCAGGAATTTCTGGCGATCAACGAACGGGGCGGAGTATTGGGCGCTATGGAACGAATGTACCAACGCAGTAAGATACAGGAAGAGTCGATGTATTACGAAACGCTGAAACACAACGGCCAGCTACCTATTGTAGGTGTCAATACATTTCTGGCTTCCAGTGGCTCGCCAACCCTCGTTCCGAATGAGGTGATCCGGTCGACAGATGACGAAAAACGGTACGCAGTAGAATCGTGTCGGGCATTTCAGGAACGCCACCACGCTGAGTCGATCACTGCTCTGGCCAATTTACAGGCAACGGCCTTAGCAAATGGCAATATTTTTGACAGCCTCATGGAAGCATCTAAAGTATGCTCGCTAGGCCAGTTATCAACTGCTCTTTATGCGGTAGGCGGACAGTATCGCCGGAATATGTAG
- the aqpZ gene encoding aquaporin Z, which produces MKKYLAELIGTFSLVFLGCGAAVISGISSTGPMGIGLLGISFAFGLTVVVMAYAIGPISGCHINPAITIAMLVAGKIKINDAVGYIVAQLIGATLASSVLYIVQSGAPVFMMNEWALGSNGWGQGYLGAYNTESAFITEAVMTFLFLLVIFHTTSKWGNSTMAGLAIGLTLVLIHLVAIPVTGTSVNPARSFGPAILAGGKALQQLWLFILAPIVGGVLAALTWKSIFEDAVPAR; this is translated from the coding sequence ATGAAAAAATATCTGGCTGAACTAATTGGCACCTTTTCACTTGTGTTTTTGGGATGTGGTGCTGCCGTTATTTCCGGCATTTCATCTACGGGCCCTATGGGAATTGGCTTGTTGGGAATCTCGTTTGCATTTGGCTTAACGGTCGTTGTCATGGCCTATGCCATTGGCCCTATTTCGGGTTGCCATATCAATCCGGCAATCACTATCGCCATGTTGGTGGCGGGTAAAATAAAGATCAACGATGCCGTGGGCTACATCGTCGCCCAGTTGATCGGCGCTACATTGGCCTCTTCAGTCTTATATATTGTTCAAAGTGGTGCGCCTGTGTTCATGATGAACGAATGGGCGCTGGGTTCCAATGGCTGGGGGCAAGGGTATCTGGGTGCCTACAATACTGAATCAGCGTTCATAACGGAAGCTGTAATGACGTTCCTGTTCCTGTTAGTCATTTTCCACACGACCTCTAAATGGGGAAACAGCACGATGGCAGGGTTAGCCATTGGATTGACCCTGGTACTTATTCATTTAGTAGCGATTCCTGTTACCGGTACGTCGGTCAATCCGGCGCGTAGTTTTGGACCAGCTATTCTGGCAGGTGGTAAGGCCTTACAACAATTATGGCTATTCATCCTGGCTCCTATCGTTGGCGGGGTTCTGGCCGCACTTACCTGGAAAAGTATATTTGAAGACGCTGTTCCAGCACGATAA
- a CDS encoding ABC transporter permease, protein MNVPIFLARKVRHAPEGSFSATVTRVGIISIALGLSILIVAFAVLFGFKNTIQQKIFLFGAHLQASKFTNNSSYQETPIALNTKLYRDSTQIPGVQHIQAVALKAGILKTSDELTGVVLKGVGKDYDWNLFHGSIVAGTVPTVGADTGTGSTQLLISQYMANQLQVKVGQNVPLYFLGNPPRARKMTVVGIYETGLEEVDKTIALGDIRLIQRLNKWGPDSVGSYEIFVKDFNKLDATANNIFDEMTPDMRLTRVTDQYRPLFDWMVLLDRNMVILLALITFVASFNMVSVLLVLMMERTPMIGLLKALGGSDPLIRRMFLFVGLNMVGWGLLIGNVVGLGICFIQDRFKLIPLDPKNYFMNYVPIVWDWPTILALNGATILLIAFALWLPTFIINRIQPVKALAFKK, encoded by the coding sequence TTGAACGTACCTATATTTCTGGCTCGTAAGGTCCGTCACGCACCTGAGGGCAGTTTTTCAGCTACCGTTACCCGCGTCGGGATAATCAGTATAGCACTTGGTCTATCCATTCTGATCGTGGCATTTGCCGTATTGTTTGGATTCAAAAATACCATCCAGCAGAAGATATTTCTGTTCGGCGCTCATTTGCAGGCGAGTAAATTTACCAATAACAGCTCCTATCAGGAAACGCCCATTGCGCTCAACACCAAACTTTATCGCGATAGCACCCAGATTCCGGGCGTTCAGCATATTCAGGCAGTTGCCCTGAAAGCAGGTATTCTGAAAACCAGCGACGAGTTGACAGGCGTGGTTCTGAAAGGCGTAGGCAAAGATTATGACTGGAATCTGTTTCATGGTTCAATCGTAGCCGGCACCGTGCCAACCGTGGGAGCCGATACCGGAACGGGATCGACACAATTACTGATCAGTCAATACATGGCCAATCAGCTACAGGTAAAAGTAGGTCAGAACGTACCACTCTATTTTCTGGGAAACCCACCCCGCGCCCGTAAAATGACGGTGGTGGGCATCTACGAAACGGGACTGGAAGAGGTTGATAAAACCATTGCGCTGGGCGATATACGGCTCATTCAACGCCTGAACAAGTGGGGCCCGGATTCGGTCGGTAGTTATGAGATCTTTGTAAAGGATTTTAACAAACTGGATGCCACGGCCAACAACATTTTTGACGAAATGACGCCCGATATGCGCCTGACACGGGTAACGGATCAGTACCGTCCGCTCTTCGACTGGATGGTACTGCTCGACCGTAACATGGTGATCTTACTGGCCCTGATCACGTTTGTTGCCTCCTTCAATATGGTGTCGGTGTTATTGGTTCTGATGATGGAGCGAACACCAATGATTGGTCTATTAAAGGCCCTGGGCGGTTCAGATCCACTTATCCGGCGTATGTTTTTGTTCGTTGGGCTGAACATGGTCGGCTGGGGATTGCTCATTGGCAATGTTGTTGGACTGGGAATCTGCTTTATTCAGGATCGCTTCAAACTGATTCCCCTCGACCCCAAAAACTACTTCATGAATTATGTCCCGATCGTCTGGGACTGGCCAACGATTCTTGCTCTGAATGGCGCAACGATTTTGCTGATTGCCTTTGCCCTCTGGCTACCGACGTTCATCATTAATCGGATTCAACCGGTAAAAGCCCTGGCGTTTAAGAAATAA
- a CDS encoding exo-beta-N-acetylmuramidase NamZ family protein, whose protein sequence is MKHLTLIFAYLLIAACSLLSNAYSQSSQTGPLQTGADQMTLYLPALQGKRVGMVVNHTSRIGTTHLVDSLIARGVTIKTIFAPEHGFRGEATDGEKISNGRDPRTGVFITSLYGQNRKPSPAQMDSLDVVIFDIQDVGTRFYTYISTMHYVMEACAETNKPLIVLDRPNPNGHFIDGPVLDPKFKSFVGMHPIPVVHGLTVGELARMINGEGWLSGSKTCKLTVVPVKNYTHQTPYVLPVRPSPNLPNQQAVLLYPSLCFFEGTVVSVGRGTDKQFQVIGSPYTKYGPYTFTPVDKPGAINPPLEGLLCYGLDLSAISISKQEMMLNYFFDFYKKASDKGKFFLANGGIDRLAGTDQLRLQMIAGVSEDKIRQSWQPALDGYKVMRKKYVLYP, encoded by the coding sequence ATGAAACACCTTACCCTGATTTTTGCCTATCTGCTCATTGCCGCCTGTAGTCTGCTCTCAAACGCCTATAGCCAGTCTAGTCAGACAGGGCCCCTCCAGACCGGAGCTGATCAAATGACGCTATATCTGCCCGCCTTACAGGGAAAACGCGTTGGCATGGTCGTCAATCATACGTCGCGAATTGGTACGACGCATTTGGTCGATAGTTTGATTGCACGTGGTGTGACGATTAAGACCATTTTTGCGCCGGAGCATGGATTTCGTGGGGAAGCTACCGATGGCGAGAAAATCAGCAATGGCCGTGATCCACGCACGGGTGTTTTCATCACCTCGTTATATGGCCAGAACCGGAAGCCATCGCCCGCCCAGATGGACTCGCTGGATGTAGTCATTTTCGACATTCAGGATGTAGGAACGCGATTTTATACCTACATCAGTACGATGCATTACGTTATGGAGGCTTGTGCCGAGACGAATAAACCACTCATTGTATTGGACCGTCCGAATCCCAATGGTCACTTCATCGATGGGCCCGTGCTGGACCCGAAATTTAAATCATTTGTAGGCATGCACCCAATTCCGGTCGTTCACGGATTGACGGTTGGCGAACTGGCCCGGATGATCAACGGCGAAGGCTGGTTGTCTGGCAGTAAAACCTGTAAACTGACCGTAGTGCCTGTCAAAAATTACACGCATCAGACGCCCTATGTGTTGCCGGTACGACCTTCTCCGAACCTGCCGAACCAACAGGCTGTATTGCTGTATCCGTCACTCTGCTTTTTTGAAGGAACGGTCGTCAGTGTTGGGCGTGGTACTGACAAACAGTTTCAGGTTATTGGCTCTCCCTACACAAAATATGGTCCATACACATTTACGCCGGTAGACAAACCTGGGGCAATAAACCCACCGCTGGAAGGACTGCTTTGCTATGGGTTGGATTTATCGGCAATTTCTATCTCGAAGCAGGAAATGATGCTGAATTATTTCTTCGACTTTTATAAAAAAGCCAGCGATAAAGGTAAGTTTTTCCTGGCCAACGGCGGTATTGACCGACTGGCTGGCACCGATCAACTTCGGTTGCAGATGATCGCTGGCGTATCGGAAGATAAAATCCGGCAAAGCTGGCAACCAGCGCTGGATGGGTATAAAGTCATGCGGAAGAAATATGTGCTATACCCCTGA
- the guaA gene encoding glutamine-hydrolyzing GMP synthase — translation MATEQILILDFGSQYTQLIARRVRELNVYCEIHPYNHIPTITSDVKGIILSGSPSSVRDADAPEVHLAAFRHKLPILGVCYGAQLLAHTSGGEVKASAIREYGRAKLGTVNNDSPLLKGIDQHSQVWMSHADTITSVPDNFKIIASTDTVRVAAFQVEGEPTYGIQFHPEVTHSLQGKTVLHNFVVDICGCAQDWTSESFVESTVAQLKQKIGDDKVVLGLSGGVDSSVAAVLIHQAIGKNLYCIFVDNGVLRKDEFSGVLESYKTLGLNVKGVDAKEQFYTALTGLTDPEAKRKAIGKTFIDVFDHEAHLIEGVSWLGQGTIYPDVIESVSVKGPSATIKSHHNVGGLPEFMKLKVVEPLNTLFKDEVRSVGRTLGLPEAILGRHPFPGPGLAIRILGDITPEKVDILQQVDALFIDGLKREGLYDKVWQAGAMLLPVQSVGVMGDERTYERVVALRAVTSVDGMTADWAHLPYEFLADVSNEIINRVKGVNRVVYDISSKPPATIEWE, via the coding sequence ATGGCCACTGAGCAGATTCTGATTCTGGATTTTGGTTCACAGTACACCCAACTTATTGCCCGCCGGGTGCGCGAACTGAACGTTTATTGCGAAATCCATCCGTACAATCACATTCCAACGATTACCTCTGACGTTAAGGGCATCATTCTTTCGGGGAGTCCATCATCCGTCCGCGACGCTGATGCACCCGAAGTTCACCTGGCAGCTTTTCGGCATAAACTACCCATTCTGGGCGTATGCTACGGAGCTCAATTGCTGGCTCATACGAGCGGTGGTGAGGTGAAAGCATCGGCCATTCGGGAATATGGCCGGGCTAAACTTGGTACTGTCAACAATGATAGTCCATTGCTCAAAGGTATCGACCAGCACTCACAGGTCTGGATGTCGCATGCCGACACGATCACGAGTGTTCCCGATAATTTCAAGATCATTGCATCGACCGATACCGTTCGGGTTGCCGCTTTTCAGGTGGAAGGCGAACCAACGTACGGTATTCAGTTTCACCCCGAAGTGACGCATTCGCTTCAGGGAAAAACGGTCCTCCACAACTTCGTTGTCGATATTTGCGGCTGTGCGCAGGACTGGACATCGGAGTCCTTCGTTGAATCGACGGTTGCCCAGTTGAAACAGAAAATCGGTGACGACAAAGTCGTGCTGGGGCTGTCGGGTGGCGTCGATTCGTCGGTGGCAGCCGTACTCATTCACCAGGCTATCGGCAAGAATTTGTATTGCATTTTTGTTGATAACGGTGTTCTGCGCAAAGATGAGTTCTCCGGCGTATTGGAGTCCTACAAAACGCTGGGACTGAACGTGAAAGGTGTTGATGCAAAAGAGCAATTCTATACGGCACTCACTGGATTGACTGATCCTGAAGCAAAGCGGAAAGCCATCGGCAAAACATTTATCGACGTATTCGACCACGAAGCACACCTCATCGAGGGCGTGTCGTGGTTGGGTCAGGGAACAATCTACCCCGATGTCATTGAATCGGTATCGGTGAAAGGCCCTTCGGCAACGATCAAATCGCACCATAATGTGGGTGGTTTACCCGAATTTATGAAGTTGAAAGTGGTTGAACCACTCAATACATTGTTTAAAGACGAAGTGCGGTCGGTCGGCCGGACGCTTGGCCTTCCCGAAGCTATTCTGGGACGTCATCCATTCCCCGGCCCCGGACTAGCTATTCGCATCCTGGGCGATATCACCCCCGAGAAAGTAGACATCTTACAGCAGGTCGATGCGCTGTTTATCGACGGTCTGAAGCGTGAAGGCTTATATGACAAAGTTTGGCAGGCAGGCGCTATGTTGCTGCCAGTTCAGTCGGTTGGGGTTATGGGCGACGAACGCACTTACGAACGCGTTGTGGCTCTCCGTGCCGTAACGAGCGTAGACGGGATGACGGCAGACTGGGCACATTTACCTTACGAGTTTCTGGCTGATGTCTCCAACGAAATTATCAACCGGGTCAAAGGGGTAAATCGTGTTGTTTATGACATCTCCTCGAAACCACCCGCAACGATCGAGTGGGAGTAA
- a CDS encoding TonB-dependent receptor, with translation MPSMILWSLWLSLLNLPLFAQSTTGNIAGRIVSATAQPLSQVTVRLSNSRIGTTTNEQGEFTLNNVPTGAQTIVISRVGHTRSRQTVTVSAGETTRLTDFILPETAETLQEVTVDGKNSYKTDIPSNSLRVKTPLLELPQNVQVVNRQLIADQQIFDMLEGVSRNVSGVTRQEHWDNYARLNMRGSRVSPFRNGMNVSSTWGPLAEDMSMVERIEFVKGPAGFMMANGEPSGFYNIVTKKPTGVTKGEVNLTTGSFDTYRATLDLDGKLSQDGSLLYRLNVMGQSKGSFRDFEYNNRYTIAPVVKYKLSDQTSITAEYTYQYSQMSVIGSAYVFSANGYAAFPRTLSTASANLDPTTIHDHSSFLILEHQLSPNWKLTGQLAYFNYSQVGSSLWADSTKANGDIYRNVSIWDAANEGKFAQIFVTGDVTTGAITHRILAGLDLGNKKYIADWNQTFPLYDSTFAFNGNNPNYYLPSQLLPKFDRSQSLRNRAGANVLSQSYSGLYLQDELRFWQDKIRLTLAGRLTTARDSQYGEGTDETVFTPRVGVSVSLNKQTSVYALYDQAFVPQAGVDRMGNAFKPITGNNTEIGLKKDWADGRWNSTISAYTITKNNVLTTDPTNPNYSIQLGATKTSGVEFDLRGELSPGLNLIANYAYTDSKITKDTKSENVGLPVPGYSRHVTNAWLSYHVRQGAVQGLGVSLGYQWQLDRYGWFSDAVDKNPTMPNTFQADGAISWQNNRFNIALNVNNLFDAYIYSGAYYSWSKSYYWQAQAPRNFRLSMGFKF, from the coding sequence ATGCCCTCAATGATATTGTGGTCATTGTGGCTGAGTCTGTTAAATCTCCCTCTTTTTGCACAATCAACTACGGGTAATATTGCCGGACGCATTGTGTCGGCAACAGCCCAGCCGCTTAGTCAGGTTACTGTCCGTTTGTCGAATTCACGAATAGGAACGACAACAAACGAGCAGGGTGAGTTTACGCTCAATAATGTGCCCACAGGTGCGCAGACGATCGTTATAAGCCGGGTTGGCCATACACGCAGCCGCCAGACAGTGACGGTGTCGGCAGGCGAAACTACGCGGCTAACCGACTTCATACTTCCTGAAACAGCCGAAACATTGCAGGAAGTGACGGTAGATGGTAAAAACTCGTACAAGACTGATATTCCGTCCAATAGTCTTCGGGTAAAAACACCCCTGCTCGAATTGCCTCAGAATGTTCAGGTCGTAAATCGCCAGTTGATTGCCGATCAGCAGATATTCGACATGCTCGAAGGTGTTTCCCGCAATGTAAGTGGCGTTACACGTCAGGAGCACTGGGATAACTACGCCCGGCTAAACATGCGCGGTTCGCGGGTTTCGCCGTTCCGGAATGGCATGAATGTTTCATCGACCTGGGGACCGCTGGCCGAAGATATGTCGATGGTAGAACGGATTGAATTTGTGAAAGGACCAGCTGGTTTTATGATGGCCAACGGTGAACCGAGTGGTTTTTATAACATCGTAACGAAGAAACCAACGGGCGTCACAAAAGGAGAAGTGAACCTGACAACGGGCAGTTTCGATACCTACCGTGCTACGCTTGATCTGGACGGAAAACTCAGTCAGGACGGTAGTTTGCTATACCGGCTGAACGTAATGGGCCAGTCAAAAGGGTCGTTCCGCGATTTTGAGTATAACAACCGGTATACCATAGCTCCCGTTGTTAAATATAAATTGAGCGATCAGACATCCATCACCGCTGAATACACTTATCAGTATTCACAGATGTCGGTGATTGGCTCGGCCTATGTATTTTCGGCAAATGGTTATGCCGCTTTTCCGCGGACGCTCTCAACGGCTTCTGCCAACCTTGATCCGACAACGATTCACGATCATAGCTCTTTCCTGATTCTGGAGCATCAGCTTAGCCCAAACTGGAAACTGACCGGTCAATTGGCGTACTTCAATTATTCGCAGGTCGGTAGCTCGCTCTGGGCCGATTCGACAAAAGCAAATGGCGATATTTATCGGAATGTCAGTATTTGGGATGCGGCCAATGAAGGAAAATTTGCGCAGATTTTCGTTACTGGTGATGTTACGACGGGAGCCATTACGCACCGTATTCTGGCCGGGTTGGATCTGGGTAATAAAAAATACATTGCCGACTGGAATCAAACGTTCCCGTTATACGACAGCACGTTTGCATTCAACGGAAATAATCCAAACTATTATTTGCCCTCACAACTGCTGCCTAAGTTTGATCGTTCGCAAAGCCTGCGAAATCGGGCGGGTGCCAATGTGCTGAGTCAGTCATACAGCGGGTTGTATTTGCAGGATGAGTTGCGTTTCTGGCAGGACAAAATCCGCCTGACGCTGGCTGGCCGTCTGACAACTGCCCGCGATAGTCAGTATGGTGAGGGTACCGACGAAACCGTATTTACGCCCCGAGTAGGAGTCAGTGTTTCGCTGAACAAACAAACGTCGGTTTATGCACTTTACGATCAGGCGTTTGTGCCACAGGCGGGTGTTGACCGAATGGGGAATGCATTTAAACCAATAACGGGCAATAACACAGAAATCGGCCTGAAGAAAGATTGGGCCGATGGGCGCTGGAATTCGACGATTTCGGCCTATACAATCACCAAAAACAATGTACTGACCACCGATCCTACGAACCCGAATTACTCCATTCAGTTAGGAGCGACGAAAACCAGTGGTGTTGAGTTCGACCTGCGTGGCGAATTATCGCCGGGCTTGAACCTGATCGCTAACTACGCCTATACGGATTCGAAAATCACCAAAGATACCAAATCCGAAAATGTTGGTTTGCCCGTTCCCGGCTATAGCAGACATGTAACAAATGCCTGGCTCTCGTATCATGTACGCCAGGGAGCTGTGCAGGGGCTTGGAGTTTCGCTTGGTTACCAGTGGCAACTTGATCGATATGGCTGGTTTTCGGATGCTGTCGATAAAAACCCGACCATGCCAAACACGTTTCAGGCCGACGGGGCCATATCCTGGCAGAACAACCGCTTTAACATAGCGCTGAATGTGAACAATCTGTTCGATGCATACATCTATTCGGGCGCTTATTATTCGTGGAGCAAATCGTATTACTGGCAGGCGCAGGCTCCGCGCAATTTCCGCCTGAGTATGGGTTTTAAATTTTAA